A window from Rhizosphaericola mali encodes these proteins:
- a CDS encoding helix-turn-helix domain-containing protein has protein sequence MEEDVFLQIGNKVRELRKSKAVTLQTLADDAGISKGMVSQIENSRSVPSLPVLLNIIKALDADLNLFFKDINLMGKNAPVLLKKKAKYESFEKEKSKGFHYRRILTFNSRNIHYDFVLLRLESSAKRKMVTTDAFEFKYLLKGQVQYVIGNENYDMDEGDSLYFDARVPHNPINVGKSDAEMLIVYIFDEKK, from the coding sequence ATGGAAGAAGATGTTTTTTTACAGATAGGTAATAAAGTTAGAGAACTTAGGAAGAGTAAAGCCGTCACTTTACAGACACTTGCCGATGATGCCGGAATTAGTAAAGGAATGGTGAGTCAGATAGAAAATAGCCGCTCTGTACCTTCATTACCAGTATTATTAAACATCATAAAAGCACTAGATGCAGATTTAAATCTTTTTTTTAAAGATATAAATCTGATGGGTAAAAATGCGCCTGTATTATTGAAGAAAAAAGCAAAGTATGAATCTTTTGAAAAGGAAAAATCCAAAGGTTTTCATTATCGTAGAATATTGACATTTAATAGCCGAAATATTCATTATGATTTCGTCCTTCTTCGTCTAGAGTCCTCCGCAAAAAGAAAAATGGTAACAACTGATGCCTTTGAGTTTAAATACTTACTAAAAGGGCAAGTGCAATATGTAATAGGAAATGAAAACTATGATATGGATGAAGGTGATTCTCTTTACTTTGATGCACGTGTTCCTCACAATCCGATTAATGTGGGAAAATCTGATGCCGAAATGTTAATTGTATACATTTTTGATGAAAAAAAATAA
- a CDS encoding aspartate aminotransferase family protein, whose translation MESYKHLSEGDINHSSLREKWSENQMIRVADELLKRDADVFLHQALSTPCLDNLVHAEGIYLIDSAGKKYMDFHGNNVHQLGYGHSALVGALKDQVEELAFCPRRFTNEKAINYAEALVATMPMELTRVLFAPGGTSAVSMAIKLARLVTGKFKMVALWDAFHGAGLDAISVGGEAQFREGMGPLMPGVERIAPPNRYRNIWNTGDNDVPYADYLEYVIEKEGGIGAFIAETVRNTDVQIPSKAYWKRIREICDKHGILLILDEIPIAFGRTGKMFAFEHFGIVPDIVCLGKGMGGGLIPMAGIVTREKFNAMAGQISLGHYTFEKNPMGAAVGLAVLETIQNQNLLLKVQSDEIWMRQQLNQLQHQYKEIGDIRGLGLLWGIELVKDRQTKEKHYILAEKVMYGCLEKGLSFKVSQGNVLQLSPPLIIDRQQLIEAMNILIEVLDESISTLNN comes from the coding sequence ATGGAATCTTATAAACATCTGAGTGAAGGAGATATAAATCATTCTTCTTTACGTGAAAAATGGTCCGAAAATCAAATGATTAGAGTAGCGGATGAGTTATTAAAAAGAGATGCAGATGTTTTTTTGCACCAGGCCTTGTCAACGCCGTGTTTAGATAATCTGGTGCATGCAGAAGGTATTTATTTAATAGATAGTGCTGGGAAAAAATACATGGATTTTCATGGTAATAATGTTCATCAACTAGGATATGGTCATTCTGCTTTAGTAGGAGCGTTGAAAGATCAGGTAGAAGAATTAGCATTTTGTCCTCGTCGTTTTACTAATGAGAAAGCTATAAATTATGCAGAGGCTTTGGTTGCTACTATGCCAATGGAATTGACTAGGGTTTTATTTGCACCTGGTGGTACTTCTGCGGTAAGTATGGCGATAAAATTAGCTAGATTAGTGACTGGTAAATTTAAAATGGTGGCTTTATGGGATGCTTTTCATGGAGCAGGACTAGACGCTATTTCTGTGGGAGGAGAGGCACAATTTAGAGAAGGTATGGGACCGCTCATGCCCGGTGTGGAACGTATAGCTCCTCCCAATCGTTATCGAAATATATGGAATACAGGAGATAATGATGTGCCTTATGCAGACTATTTAGAATATGTGATAGAAAAAGAAGGTGGAATTGGCGCCTTTATTGCTGAAACTGTTAGAAATACAGATGTGCAGATACCTTCAAAAGCTTATTGGAAACGCATTCGTGAAATTTGTGATAAACATGGTATTTTATTGATATTAGATGAGATTCCAATTGCTTTTGGACGGACTGGAAAAATGTTTGCTTTTGAGCATTTTGGTATCGTGCCAGATATAGTTTGTTTGGGCAAAGGAATGGGCGGTGGTCTTATTCCAATGGCAGGAATTGTGACTAGAGAAAAGTTTAATGCAATGGCGGGACAAATATCTTTAGGGCATTATACTTTTGAGAAAAATCCTATGGGGGCTGCAGTAGGATTGGCAGTATTAGAAACTATTCAGAATCAGAATTTACTATTAAAAGTGCAATCCGATGAAATCTGGATGAGACAACAATTAAATCAACTACAACATCAATATAAAGAAATTGGAGATATTCGAGGTCTCGGTTTGCTATGGGGGATCGAACTGGTAAAAGATCGTCAAACAAAAGAAAAGCACTACATTCTGGCAGAAAAAGTAATGTATGGTTGTTTGGAAAAAGGATTGAGCTTTAAAGTGTCTCAAGGAAATGTGCTCCAGTTATCACCTCCATTGATTATTGATAGACAGCAACTGATAGAAGCTATGAATATACTTATAGAAGTGCTAGACGAAAGTATTTCGACACTAAATAATTGA
- a CDS encoding DUF5690 family protein, which translates to MRSKLRTAPSWFVNLYAAIASFGVYFCMYAFRKPFTAASFDGLSFLHVSYKVWLVTAQVIGYALSKFYGIKFISGMREEHRARTILILILLAWTMLLFFAIVPAPYNIIFLLANGFPLGMVWGVVFSYLEGKRSTEFTGAVLSISFIFSSGVVKSVGKSLLLDAGINVFWMPFLAGASFVLPLILFTWLLNQVPPPSQEDVLQRNARKPMDAAARRVAVKAYLPGLMTIILTYALLTILRDFRDNFSNELFNEIGLGNDPSIFSRTEIPISLILLLCMSLLVLVKSNIKAFMINHVIIFIGYGIALTSTLLFHLHFINPFYWMLLVGTGLYLSYVPFNCLYFERMIASFKVNGNFGFYMYIADSFGYLGSVLILFVREFWGIHLQWVAFFSFLVQIICLVGLVGTAISAYYFYHKYKKVQSNGIL; encoded by the coding sequence ATGCGGAGCAAATTAAGGACCGCACCGTCTTGGTTTGTCAATCTATATGCTGCTATTGCGTCCTTTGGCGTTTATTTCTGTATGTACGCATTTAGAAAGCCATTTACCGCAGCCAGTTTTGATGGATTGAGTTTTTTGCATGTGAGCTATAAAGTATGGTTAGTTACTGCACAAGTTATTGGCTATGCATTAAGTAAATTTTATGGTATCAAATTTATCTCGGGAATGCGTGAAGAGCATCGTGCTCGTACAATACTGATACTCATATTATTGGCATGGACGATGCTCCTCTTTTTTGCTATTGTACCAGCACCGTACAATATTATATTCTTATTGGCAAATGGCTTTCCTCTTGGAATGGTGTGGGGTGTAGTATTTAGTTATTTAGAAGGTAAGAGAAGTACAGAGTTTACTGGTGCTGTATTGTCTATTAGTTTTATTTTTTCTTCTGGAGTTGTAAAAAGTGTGGGGAAGTCGCTACTGCTGGATGCTGGTATTAATGTGTTTTGGATGCCTTTTTTGGCGGGTGCTAGTTTTGTTTTACCTCTCATTTTATTTACTTGGTTATTAAATCAAGTGCCTCCTCCATCACAAGAGGATGTATTACAAAGAAATGCTCGTAAGCCGATGGATGCAGCAGCTAGAAGGGTTGCTGTAAAAGCGTATCTCCCTGGTTTAATGACTATTATATTAACTTATGCACTGCTCACAATTTTAAGAGACTTTAGAGATAATTTTTCCAACGAATTATTTAATGAAATTGGATTAGGAAATGACCCATCTATATTTTCTCGTACTGAAATTCCTATATCATTAATATTATTATTGTGTATGAGTTTGTTGGTGTTGGTAAAGTCTAATATAAAAGCCTTTATGATTAATCATGTAATCATTTTTATAGGTTATGGTATTGCATTAACTAGTACTTTATTATTTCATCTACATTTTATAAATCCTTTTTATTGGATGCTCTTAGTGGGTACGGGACTATATTTAAGTTATGTACCTTTCAATTGCCTTTATTTTGAACGAATGATTGCATCGTTTAAAGTGAATGGGAATTTTGGATTTTATATGTATATCGCTGATTCCTTTGGGTATCTGGGTAGTGTGTTAATTTTATTTGTTAGAGAATTTTGGGGTATACATCTGCAATGGGTTGCTTTTTTTTCTTTTCTAGTGCAAATAATTTGCCTAGTTGGATTAGTCGGGACTGCGATATCTGCATATTATTTTTATCATAAATATAAAAAAGTACAATCAAATGGAATCTTATAA
- a CDS encoding SusD/RagB family nutrient-binding outer membrane lipoprotein, which yields MYINKYKYLIIGCFTLFFISCKKTIEKLQSNPNQGEEVTPSLLLGTILTDMSGTGSVGQLGGSGSWDNVQKYNQYFLGAYAYYGDNQYSWSNATFDSYTVLKNVNQMEKEALRTALGTVNVYEAIGKFVKAYYFYNQTSMNGDIPMKDALLGSDNLQPTYSAQKDVFQYVLNVLDSANTDFQTLITSNDVTLTGSVQDIYYAGDLSKWQQAVNAFKLRVLISLSKKSSDADLDVATQFSNIINNPAKYPLLSSSANDLEFTYVTTYNQYPLNMVNFGSTASRYAMAQTYVKSLTDLQDPRVYVNCEPAWGYMNNNNITDTLDFNAFVGESTGASIATIEQEASARTVSFINRNRYYNSYVGIPDKLVSYAEMCFNIAEAINRGWVSGDAETWYKEGITTSFASNDLNIADTSFKAYFLPSGSLTSIKAFPFTFKFDNYYNQSAVKYVAGTTGLNQILMQKYIAMFQNSAWEGYFNYRRTGIPAFRNGTGIGNNGTIPLRWGYPQVEQNQNATNWKAALTNQGFATDDINGKMWLIQ from the coding sequence ATGTATATTAATAAATATAAATATTTAATTATAGGATGTTTTACTTTGTTTTTTATTTCCTGTAAAAAAACGATTGAAAAATTACAATCTAATCCCAATCAAGGAGAAGAAGTTACTCCAAGTTTACTTTTAGGAACTATATTGACTGATATGTCAGGAACTGGTTCTGTTGGACAACTTGGTGGTTCAGGTTCTTGGGATAATGTACAGAAATATAATCAATATTTTCTTGGTGCCTATGCTTACTATGGAGATAATCAATATAGTTGGTCTAATGCTACTTTTGATAGTTATACGGTTTTGAAAAACGTTAATCAGATGGAAAAGGAAGCTTTAAGGACTGCGTTAGGAACTGTGAATGTATATGAAGCAATCGGAAAGTTTGTAAAAGCCTACTATTTTTATAATCAAACATCGATGAATGGGGATATTCCGATGAAAGATGCTTTGCTAGGTTCTGATAATCTTCAGCCAACTTATAGTGCTCAAAAAGATGTATTTCAATATGTTCTTAATGTTTTGGATTCCGCAAATACGGACTTTCAAACTTTAATAACATCAAATGATGTAACATTAACAGGGTCGGTGCAGGATATTTATTATGCAGGTGATCTATCTAAATGGCAACAAGCAGTGAATGCTTTCAAATTAAGGGTGCTAATTAGTTTAAGTAAGAAGTCAAGCGATGCTGATTTAGATGTTGCAACACAATTTTCAAATATTATTAATAATCCGGCGAAGTATCCATTGCTATCAAGCAGTGCAAATGATTTGGAATTTACTTACGTTACTACATATAATCAATATCCTTTAAATATGGTCAATTTTGGGTCCACTGCATCAAGATATGCTATGGCTCAGACATATGTAAAGTCATTGACAGATTTGCAAGATCCACGTGTGTATGTAAACTGTGAGCCTGCTTGGGGGTATATGAATAATAATAATATTACTGATACGCTAGATTTTAATGCCTTTGTGGGTGAAAGTACAGGTGCTTCTATTGCAACAATAGAACAAGAAGCGAGTGCTCGTACAGTATCTTTTATCAATAGAAATAGATACTATAATTCTTATGTAGGTATTCCTGATAAACTCGTTAGTTATGCAGAAATGTGTTTTAATATCGCTGAAGCGATCAATAGAGGTTGGGTTAGCGGAGATGCAGAAACTTGGTATAAAGAAGGAATTACGACGTCCTTTGCTTCCAATGATTTAAATATTGCAGATACTAGTTTTAAAGCTTATTTTTTACCTTCAGGTTCGTTGACTAGTATTAAGGCATTTCCTTTCACATTTAAATTTGATAACTATTATAACCAATCTGCTGTAAAATATGTTGCAGGTACTACTGGATTAAATCAAATTTTGATGCAGAAATATATTGCCATGTTTCAAAATTCAGCTTGGGAAGGTTATTTTAATTATAGGCGTACAGGTATTCCTGCATTTAGGAATGGTACAGGTATCGGTAATAATGGCACGATTCCGCTACGTTGGGGATATCCACAAGTGGAACAAAATCAGAATGCAACGAATTGGAAAGCTGCTTTGACGAATCAAGGCTTTGCGACTGATGATATTAACGGTAAAATGTGGTTGATACAGTAG
- a CDS encoding SusC/RagA family TonB-linked outer membrane protein gives MKIHPFKRMPLLFWLFFLGMVCHGQLLNAQKIYQAKITDAKEQPLSDVLVHLVGSNKIYTSNENGEVNFSAKPEQKIEITRVGYLRQEYTLTNIDTLSFSLKYIEGGDEVVVTATGIRKEAKKLGYATQTIDADQFTKSRQPNALNSLKGNVAGLIVNVTPEIGHAPNISIRGDGAPMYVVDGVPMTSDTYNINPDDIDTYTILKGPNATALYGFAGQNGAIIITTKKAKKKGLVVDFNNSTMWSKGFLAIPKVQNEYGPGEYGTYAFGDGKGGGVNDYDYDGGWGPKLDGRLLPQWDGTYYGDSTFTTYFDNGQTYTGHIKPTPWTAKGPNNLNNFIQTGLLQSNSIAISSSSEKTDVRFSFGNTYQKGIVPNTSLNNFNLTGNVTNRFTDKLTLNTYINYNRQSTPNLPDVNYGPNSLIYNLVLWSGADWNVKDMRDYWQPGKEGVQQKFVEYYRYNNPYFMSYEWLRSHYMNNIYGYTALNYKVNNDLQVMFRPSVNTYDFLNTEKVPYSASDYRDYKYGDYREDHRHLFQTNVELRAVYNKNHIMNFLDLNAIVGANARSFRFNSDYTTTNYLNIPGVYAFSNSMNPVQATSFNSQMKVLSAYYSVDLGYKSYITLNVTGRADKSSSLPTNTNTYFYPSFNLATVVSDYVKLPEFISFAKLRASYAESKSGGTQSTFTPNITNLPGSEYGYSYPSPYDGPQYQFGQYYSLTPTYNNVSSAYYSDQLIDPSISTSERKATEFGADIRFLHNRIGIDITRYHYHNTAIINRTISQATGYTSLLTNGNVYNNDGWEVTLNASPIKNPSGFSWNVAVNWSTYKRVWVDNSSPDNWSYNGKRVDLVYGDAFVRTSSGQLVHDASSGLLLRYSDLGVNAKKVYGHSDPNWIWGVVNNLSYKNISLSFQFDGMVGGVMEDYVRKKSLQGGRQIETDQGAFAVARPDDGKVNGTYAGSYVGSGVVFSGQDIQLDPINGTITNEKNLTATTNTTATSVQAYVTRMASIPDLDIIKKTFAKLRTVTLTYNIPQDIVNHQKWFSAASVSLVGNNLLYFFPNKYKDIDVDQYTQDSGSGLQTPSVRNFGFNVHLSF, from the coding sequence ATGAAAATTCATCCATTTAAAAGGATGCCGCTACTGTTTTGGCTATTCTTTCTGGGTATGGTCTGTCATGGCCAATTATTAAATGCACAAAAAATTTATCAGGCAAAAATTACAGATGCCAAAGAACAGCCACTTTCGGATGTATTAGTTCATTTAGTGGGATCTAATAAAATTTATACTTCTAATGAAAATGGGGAAGTAAATTTTTCAGCGAAACCTGAACAAAAAATAGAAATTACCCGTGTTGGTTATCTACGTCAAGAATATACACTGACAAATATAGATACACTTAGTTTTTCACTTAAATATATCGAAGGGGGAGACGAAGTTGTAGTTACTGCGACAGGTATTCGTAAAGAAGCCAAAAAACTAGGATATGCAACGCAAACCATCGATGCTGATCAGTTTACTAAATCTCGTCAACCAAATGCGCTCAATAGTCTGAAAGGAAATGTTGCGGGTTTAATAGTAAATGTGACACCTGAGATCGGGCATGCTCCTAATATTAGCATTCGTGGGGATGGCGCTCCTATGTATGTAGTAGATGGTGTACCTATGACCTCTGATACATATAATATCAATCCCGATGATATCGATACTTACACGATATTAAAAGGTCCTAATGCAACTGCTTTGTATGGTTTCGCAGGACAAAATGGCGCGATTATTATCACAACAAAAAAAGCGAAGAAAAAAGGTTTGGTTGTAGACTTTAATAATAGTACTATGTGGAGTAAAGGCTTTTTAGCTATTCCCAAAGTACAGAATGAATATGGACCTGGTGAGTATGGTACTTATGCTTTTGGAGATGGAAAAGGTGGTGGTGTAAACGATTATGACTATGATGGTGGTTGGGGACCAAAGTTGGATGGCAGACTTTTGCCTCAATGGGATGGAACGTATTATGGAGACTCAACATTTACCACATATTTCGATAACGGACAAACGTATACTGGACATATTAAACCTACTCCATGGACCGCAAAGGGGCCTAATAATTTGAATAACTTTATTCAAACGGGTTTGTTGCAATCTAATAGTATCGCTATAAGTAGTAGTTCAGAAAAAACAGATGTACGCTTTTCCTTTGGGAATACTTACCAGAAGGGAATTGTTCCAAATACTTCTTTGAATAATTTTAATTTAACAGGTAATGTGACGAATCGTTTTACTGATAAATTAACATTAAATACATATATCAACTATAATAGACAATCTACCCCTAACTTGCCAGATGTTAACTATGGTCCCAATAGTTTAATCTATAATCTTGTTTTATGGAGTGGTGCAGACTGGAATGTAAAGGATATGAGAGATTATTGGCAGCCAGGCAAAGAAGGTGTTCAACAAAAATTTGTGGAATATTATAGGTACAATAACCCATATTTTATGAGTTATGAATGGCTGCGCAGTCATTATATGAATAATATTTATGGTTATACGGCTTTGAACTATAAAGTGAATAATGACTTACAAGTAATGTTTCGACCAAGCGTCAATACCTATGATTTCTTAAATACAGAAAAAGTTCCTTATTCTGCAAGTGATTATAGAGATTATAAATATGGAGACTATAGAGAAGATCATAGGCATTTATTCCAAACAAATGTGGAGCTCCGAGCTGTCTATAATAAAAATCATATTATGAATTTCTTGGATCTTAATGCAATTGTGGGAGCCAATGCACGTAGTTTTAGATTTAACTCTGATTATACTACTACCAATTATTTGAACATACCAGGCGTTTATGCATTCTCTAACTCGATGAATCCTGTACAAGCGACTTCTTTTAATTCTCAAATGAAAGTATTGAGCGCCTACTATTCAGTAGATTTAGGGTATAAGTCCTATATTACTTTAAATGTTACAGGACGTGCAGATAAGTCCTCTTCTCTTCCAACAAATACAAATACTTATTTCTATCCTTCATTTAACTTAGCAACAGTAGTTTCTGATTATGTTAAATTGCCAGAATTTATCTCCTTTGCTAAATTGCGTGCTTCTTATGCAGAGAGTAAATCGGGTGGTACACAAAGTACTTTTACACCTAATATAACGAATCTGCCTGGTAGTGAATATGGTTATAGTTATCCATCTCCATATGATGGACCTCAATATCAATTTGGGCAATATTATAGTTTGACTCCAACCTATAATAATGTTAGTAGTGCCTATTATTCAGATCAGCTTATTGATCCGAGTATAAGTACTTCAGAACGTAAAGCAACTGAGTTTGGTGCAGATATAAGATTTTTACATAATAGAATTGGGATAGATATCACAAGATATCATTATCACAATACAGCGATTATAAATCGTACAATCTCTCAAGCAACTGGTTATACTAGTTTGTTGACCAATGGTAATGTATATAATAATGACGGTTGGGAAGTTACACTAAATGCTTCTCCAATCAAGAATCCTAGTGGTTTCTCATGGAATGTAGCAGTCAATTGGTCTACCTATAAAAGAGTCTGGGTAGATAATTCAAGCCCAGATAACTGGTCCTACAACGGAAAAAGAGTGGATTTGGTTTATGGCGATGCTTTTGTACGTACTTCTTCTGGTCAATTAGTACATGATGCTAGTTCTGGTTTATTATTACGTTATTCTGATTTGGGGGTGAATGCCAAAAAAGTGTATGGTCATTCCGATCCTAATTGGATATGGGGAGTTGTAAATAACTTGAGTTATAAAAATATCTCTTTGAGTTTCCAATTTGATGGTATGGTAGGCGGCGTAATGGAAGATTATGTAAGGAAAAAATCTTTGCAAGGTGGTCGTCAAATAGAAACAGATCAAGGCGCTTTTGCAGTAGCTCGTCCTGATGATGGGAAAGTTAATGGTACGTATGCAGGTTCTTATGTTGGCTCTGGAGTTGTTTTCTCTGGCCAAGATATTCAGTTAGATCCTATCAATGGTACAATTACCAATGAAAAGAATCTAACGGCAACAACAAATACGACTGCAACATCTGTTCAAGCTTATGTTACTAGAATGGCAAGTATTCCAGATTTGGATATTATTAAAAAGACATTTGCTAAATTAAGAACCGTAACTCTTACCTATAATATTCCTCAGGATATTGTGAATCATCAAAAATGGTTTAGTGCAGCATCGGTATCCTTAGTAGGTAATAACTTGTTGTATTTCTTCCCGAATAAATATAAAGATATAGATGTTGATCAATATACACAAGATAGCGGTTCTGGTCTACAAACACCAAGCGTACGCAATTTTGGATTTAATGTTCATCTTTCTTTCTAA
- a CDS encoding alkaline phosphatase family protein has protein sequence MMLLVLWGCYAFGQLSTHVVVIGIDGLSTAGMEQSNIPNLDSLIKNGAYITHAHTVLPSSSSPNWASMIMGAGPELHGVTDNDWELDDHSLAPIVADSLGRFPSIFDVLHQAHPKAKLASIYEWDGFGRLYNKAQLYYDRNGKDAYETEQLASACIQRSQPQFTFIHFDLVDHAGHTYGHGTSQYFDAVHIVDSLVGKICNVINKSPMSKKTMIMIVADHGGIGMGHGGNSEQEVRVPMILSGYGIKKNYLVQEQVLNYDVAPTIAYALNVQPPYVWTGRPIKAAFLWNKEPANLWLGVTKSIGPVIYPIGYLNNEPGGLYIDTTASVVIKTKGKHAIYYTLDGSEPNLSSFLYDQPFYLDTTAIVKAVYINSNGALSKSSVGDFRILNKKSSSGIRIHYYSGSGWRQVPNFEFMRPDITDTAWEFRLGEHSSGNEWIQKHNYFGARLEGQINILTNDLYTFYTKSDDGSLLYIDDELVVNNDGSHGVVEQKGNINLKKGKHKIRIDYINNEGGYWLQAYYKCSSVEKQIIPANVLSQP, from the coding sequence ATGATGTTATTGGTCCTATGGGGATGTTATGCCTTTGGTCAATTAAGTACACATGTAGTAGTTATAGGAATAGATGGATTAAGTACAGCTGGTATGGAGCAAAGTAATATACCCAATTTAGATAGCCTAATTAAAAATGGTGCTTATATAACCCATGCTCACACGGTATTGCCTAGTTCAAGCAGTCCCAATTGGGCATCCATGATTATGGGAGCTGGGCCTGAATTGCATGGAGTTACAGATAACGATTGGGAACTAGATGATCATAGTCTTGCTCCCATTGTTGCAGATAGTCTAGGTAGATTCCCTTCCATATTTGATGTGTTGCATCAAGCGCATCCAAAAGCGAAATTAGCAAGTATATATGAATGGGATGGTTTTGGGAGACTATATAATAAAGCACAATTGTATTATGATAGAAATGGCAAAGATGCCTATGAAACGGAACAACTAGCGTCCGCATGTATACAAAGATCTCAACCTCAATTTACTTTTATTCACTTTGATCTTGTCGATCATGCTGGGCATACCTATGGGCATGGCACTTCTCAATATTTTGATGCTGTACATATTGTAGATTCTCTTGTTGGTAAGATTTGTAATGTCATAAATAAAAGTCCAATGTCTAAAAAGACTATGATTATGATAGTCGCAGATCATGGCGGTATTGGAATGGGACATGGCGGAAATTCTGAGCAAGAAGTACGAGTGCCTATGATCCTTTCTGGATATGGCATTAAGAAAAATTATTTGGTTCAGGAGCAGGTATTAAATTATGATGTAGCTCCAACAATCGCATATGCACTTAATGTACAGCCTCCTTATGTATGGACGGGTAGACCTATTAAAGCTGCGTTTCTTTGGAATAAAGAGCCGGCTAATCTATGGTTAGGGGTTACTAAGTCAATAGGTCCAGTTATATATCCTATAGGTTACTTAAATAATGAACCGGGTGGATTATATATAGATACTACGGCGTCTGTAGTAATAAAAACAAAGGGAAAGCATGCTATATATTATACACTAGATGGAAGTGAACCAAATTTGTCTTCATTTTTATATGATCAACCATTTTATTTAGATACAACGGCGATTGTAAAAGCTGTTTATATCAATTCTAATGGAGCGTTAAGTAAATCTTCCGTGGGAGATTTTAGAATATTGAATAAGAAATCAAGTAGTGGTATACGTATTCATTATTATAGTGGAAGTGGGTGGCGCCAAGTTCCAAATTTTGAGTTTATGCGGCCTGATATTACAGATACTGCATGGGAGTTTCGATTAGGAGAGCATTCTAGTGGAAATGAGTGGATACAGAAGCATAATTATTTCGGTGCAAGATTAGAAGGTCAAATTAATATCTTAACAAATGACCTTTATACATTTTATACGAAATCTGATGATGGTAGTTTATTGTACATCGATGATGAGTTAGTTGTGAATAATGATGGTAGTCATGGCGTAGTGGAGCAAAAAGGGAATATTAATCTTAAAAAGGGTAAGCATAAAATTAGAATTGACTACATTAATAATGAAGGTGGTTATTGGTTGCAGGCTTATTATAAATGTAGTAGTGTTGAGAAGCAGATTATTCCAGCTAATGTATTGAGTCAACCATAA